One genomic window of Microbacterium sp. BH-3-3-3 includes the following:
- the rph gene encoding ribonuclease PH, with amino-acid sequence MTRKDGRTADQLRPVTIERGWSAHAEGSALVTFGGTKVLCTASFTNGVPRWLTGKGKGWVTAEYAMLPRATNSRNDRESIKGKVGGRTHEISRLIGRALRAVVDTKALGENTIVIDCDVLQADGGTRTAAITGAYVALADAIAWGREKKFIAQRSEVLRDSVAAVSVGIVDGEPLLDLAYVEDVRAETDMNVVVTGRGLFVEVQGTAEGAPFDKAELDRLLELGVNGCAELRGIQIATLEG; translated from the coding sequence ATGACCCGTAAAGACGGCCGCACCGCCGATCAGCTCCGCCCCGTCACCATCGAACGCGGCTGGTCGGCACACGCCGAGGGTTCGGCCCTCGTCACCTTCGGCGGCACCAAGGTGCTGTGCACGGCGTCGTTCACCAACGGCGTTCCCCGCTGGCTCACCGGCAAGGGCAAGGGGTGGGTCACGGCCGAGTACGCCATGCTGCCGCGCGCGACGAACAGCCGCAACGACCGCGAGAGCATCAAGGGCAAGGTCGGCGGCCGCACCCACGAGATCTCGCGTTTGATCGGCCGGGCGCTGCGCGCCGTCGTCGACACCAAGGCTCTGGGTGAGAACACGATCGTCATCGACTGCGACGTGCTGCAGGCCGACGGCGGCACCCGCACCGCGGCCATCACGGGCGCGTACGTCGCCCTGGCGGATGCCATCGCCTGGGGCCGCGAGAAGAAGTTCATCGCGCAGCGCTCCGAGGTCCTGCGCGACTCGGTCGCGGCGGTATCGGTCGGCATCGTCGACGGCGAACCGCTGCTCGACCTGGCCTACGTCGAAGACGTGCGCGCCGAGACCGACATGAACGTCGTCGTCACCGGTCGCGGTCTGTTCGTCGAGGTGCAGGGCACCGCCGAGGGAGCTCCGTTCGACAAGGCTGAGCTCGACCGCCTGCTCGAGCTGGGCGTGAACGGCTGCGCCGAGCTGCGCGGCATCCAGATCGCGACGCTCGAAGGCTGA
- a CDS encoding glycosyltransferase family 2 protein, producing MSPLPSVSIIVPAYNEEAVIEQCLNAIVRQTLPAAEVLVVDNRSTDGTRAVVERVRARHPDAGIRLLRQDDRQGLVPTRNLGMDAATGDVLARIDADTALKPEWVARVSHIFASTDVDAASGPVEYYDLPLRAVGHQIDDAFRRLQVKLAGDFVFLFGSNMAVRREAWHDVREFLCDDEADVMHEDLDIAIHLALGGRRIGYFSRMVAGIGARRLDDRPRDFRRYIDRFENTYAAHGIRDVRLRAPMAVFLGVYPALHAHRRIQAQLNARRR from the coding sequence ATGAGTCCTCTTCCGTCGGTGTCGATCATCGTCCCCGCCTACAACGAAGAGGCGGTCATCGAGCAGTGCCTGAACGCCATCGTGCGTCAGACGCTCCCCGCCGCCGAGGTGCTCGTCGTCGACAACCGCTCGACCGACGGCACGCGCGCGGTGGTCGAGCGCGTGCGCGCGCGGCATCCCGACGCCGGCATCCGTCTGCTGCGCCAGGACGACCGTCAGGGCCTGGTGCCCACCCGCAATCTGGGGATGGATGCCGCCACCGGCGACGTGCTCGCGCGGATCGACGCCGACACCGCCCTGAAACCCGAATGGGTGGCGCGGGTCTCGCACATCTTCGCGTCGACAGACGTGGATGCCGCGTCGGGACCCGTCGAGTACTACGACCTGCCTCTGCGTGCGGTCGGACACCAGATCGACGATGCCTTCCGGCGCCTGCAGGTGAAGCTCGCCGGCGACTTCGTGTTCCTGTTCGGCAGCAACATGGCCGTGCGGCGGGAGGCGTGGCACGACGTGCGGGAGTTCCTGTGCGACGACGAGGCCGATGTGATGCACGAAGACCTCGACATCGCCATCCACCTCGCCCTCGGGGGGCGTCGGATCGGCTACTTCTCGCGGATGGTCGCGGGCATCGGCGCGCGGCGCCTCGACGACCGCCCTCGGGACTTCCGGCGTTACATCGACCGTTTCGAGAACACGTACGCCGCGCACGGCATCCGCGACGTGCGACTCCGGGCTCCGATGGCGGTGTTCCTCGGCGTGTACCCGGCGCTGCACGCGCATCGGCGGATCCAGGCGCAGCTGAACGCACGTCGGCGCTGA
- the rdgB gene encoding RdgB/HAM1 family non-canonical purine NTP pyrophosphatase, whose translation MPRIVLATHNPHKVEEFQAIVAEVRPDLDVVAYDGPEPVEDGVTFAANALIKARAAAAYTGLPALADDSGIAVDVLGGSPGVFSAYWAGHKKDSTANLELLLDQLSDVADPHRTAQFVSVIALVRSDGTEETIEGRWPGRLAMQPAGPGGFGYDPIFVPDGQPADAERTVGEWSAAEKNASSHRSRAFVALAPLLESL comes from the coding sequence ATGCCGCGCATCGTGCTGGCCACGCACAACCCGCATAAGGTCGAGGAGTTCCAGGCGATCGTCGCCGAGGTGCGCCCCGATCTCGACGTCGTCGCCTACGACGGTCCCGAACCGGTCGAGGACGGCGTCACGTTCGCGGCGAACGCGCTGATCAAGGCCCGCGCGGCCGCGGCCTACACGGGGCTGCCCGCGCTGGCCGACGATTCCGGGATCGCCGTCGACGTGCTGGGCGGGTCGCCGGGGGTGTTCTCGGCCTACTGGGCGGGGCACAAGAAAGACTCCACGGCCAACCTCGAGCTGTTGCTCGATCAGTTGTCCGACGTCGCCGATCCGCACCGCACGGCGCAGTTCGTGTCGGTGATCGCGCTCGTGCGCTCCGACGGCACCGAAGAGACGATCGAGGGACGCTGGCCGGGCCGCCTGGCGATGCAGCCGGCCGGACCGGGTGGGTTCGGGTACGACCCGATCTTCGTGCCCGACGGCCAGCCCGCCGATGCCGAGCGGACGGTCGGCGAGTGGAGCGCGGCCGAGAAGAACGCGTCATCGCACAGGTCCCGCGCCTTCGTCGCCCTCGCGCCGCTGCTCGAGTCCCTCTGA
- the murI gene encoding glutamate racemase, which produces MDNAPIGIFDSGVGGLTVARAVSAQLPRESILYIGDTARSPYGPKPIADVRKYALEVLDTLVEQGVKMLVIACNTASAAMLRDARERYDVPVVEVIGPAVRTAMSTTRNGRIGVIGTAGTIGSRAYQDMLEVNENLTVFAEACPRFVEFVEAGVTDSPEVLATAEQYLAPLRHAGVDTLVLGCTHYPFLEGAISYVMGPEVSLVSSDSETAKDVYRQLVSRDLLASPDAVPTHRYEATGSSADDFLRLAHRLMGREVREVQLVQTGAIDLPRRGTASLSSEEDT; this is translated from the coding sequence ATGGACAACGCGCCGATCGGGATCTTCGACTCGGGAGTCGGCGGTCTCACCGTCGCCCGGGCCGTGTCGGCGCAGCTGCCGCGCGAGTCGATCCTCTACATCGGCGACACCGCCCGCTCTCCCTACGGCCCGAAGCCCATCGCCGACGTGCGCAAATACGCGCTCGAGGTGCTCGACACCCTCGTCGAGCAGGGCGTGAAGATGCTCGTCATCGCCTGCAACACCGCGTCGGCGGCGATGCTCCGCGACGCGCGCGAGCGCTATGACGTGCCCGTGGTCGAGGTGATCGGCCCCGCCGTGCGCACCGCCATGTCGACGACCCGCAACGGTCGCATCGGCGTGATCGGCACGGCCGGGACGATCGGCTCGCGGGCGTACCAGGACATGCTCGAGGTCAACGAGAACCTCACGGTGTTCGCCGAGGCGTGCCCGCGATTCGTCGAGTTCGTCGAGGCCGGCGTCACCGACTCGCCCGAGGTGCTCGCCACCGCCGAGCAGTACCTCGCGCCGCTGCGGCACGCCGGGGTCGACACGCTCGTGCTCGGCTGCACGCACTACCCGTTCCTCGAGGGCGCCATCAGCTACGTGATGGGTCCCGAGGTCAGCCTGGTGTCGAGCGACAGCGAGACGGCGAAAGACGTCTATCGCCAGCTCGTCTCACGCGACCTCCTGGCGAGCCCGGATGCCGTTCCGACGCACCGCTACGAAGCCACCGGGTCGTCGGCCGACGACTTCCTGCGCCTGGCGCACCGCCTCATGGGCCGCGAGGTGCGCGAGGTGCAGCTCGTGCAGACCGGCGCCATCGACCTGCCGCGCCGAGGCACGGCATCCCTTTCGTCCGAGGAGGACACATGA